CGGGGCGCGTCCCGCCCCGGCGGGCCCGGCGAAGGCCTGCGCGATGTCCAGCCAGGCGTCGGCGTCGGCGCCCTCGGCCCGGACGGCGAGGTCGTCGCGGTGGGCGCGCTGGGTGACCAGCAGGCAGAAGTCGTGCAGCGGGCCGGTGACACGCTGCGCGGCACCCTCGGGGCCGTAGGCGATCAACTCACCGTCCGGCCCGTCCAGTTCCACCCGGAACTCCTCTCCCGGCACCTGGATCCCCCGTACGAGGAAGGCGTAGTCCCGGGCCCGGACCCCGATCCGCGCGACGTGCCGCAGCCGGGCGGTGGGGGCGCGGGTCACCCCGAGGGCGTCGGCGACGTCCTGGCCGTGGGCCCAGGTCTCCATGAGCCGCCCGGTCGCCATGGAGGCCACGCTCATCGGCGGCCCGTACCAGGGGAACCGGGTCCCGGCGGGCGCCGCCCGCAGGGCTTCCTGGAGGCGCTCCCGGCCGGTGCGCCAGCGGACGAGGAGGGCTTCCGGGGCGTACGCGGTGACGACCTCCTCGGCGGCCCGGTCGACGAAGCCCTCGGGGTCCTTCATCGCCCTGGCGACCTCGTCGCCGAACCGCTCGGGCTCCGTGACGGAGAGCAGCGCGACCTCGTCGGTCCAGGAGAGATGGGCCACCTGATGGGCGACCGTCCAGCCGTCGGCGGGGGTCGCACCCGCCCATTGCGCGGCGTTGAGCCCGGCGACGAGCAGATCGAGCTCCCCGCTCTCGCTGCGCAGGTCGTCGAGCACGGCTGAGGCATCGGACACGGTGCGCTCCCCTCGGGGCGTGGCGGTGTGTCCCGGAGCCTGCCAGGGGAACAGAAAACAATCAAGCGTGCTTGCATTGTTCTCCGGCTTCTTCCGCCGGGCCCTGCGGCATGTGCGCAGCCGACTCCGGGGCACCGCGTCGACCGCCGATGGGCCGACGCCCCGCCCAACCCCGCTACTGCCCCTTCGACGCAGCCTCCGCCATCTTCGCCGTCGTGCTGGAGCCGTCCAGCGCCTCGCGGATGATGTCGGCGTGGCCGCTGTGGTGGGCGATCTCGCGGAAGATGTGCCACAGGACGCGGCGGACCGTCCACAGGACGGGCTCCGGGGGCGACCACGGGTACGCCGGCAGCGTGACCTCACGGTCGAGGTCGGTCTCCTCGCGTGCCGTACGGTCGAACGCCTCCGCCGCGGCGTGGAAGGCTTCCAGCAGCTCGGGCAACGTCTCGTCGTCGGTCATCCGGTTGCCGTCGGGGTCGAGGTCCGCCCAGTCGACCTTGGCGGGGGCGGTGCCCTCGACGACGTCCAGCCAGCTGCGCTGCACGAGCCCGAGGTGCTTCAGCAGTCCGCCGAGCGTCAGCTCGCTGACGGTCGTGCGGGTGCGTGCCTGTGCGTCGTCGAGGTTCGCGACGGTGTAGAGAAAATTGGTGCGCTGGTCGGTCGCGAGCGCGATCAGATCGTCGCTTTCCGGCATGTTTTCCTCCAGGTCGGATATCGCGCCCACCCTAAGATCGAACTCCCGGGCGTGCAGCCGGAACCGCGGCATCCGTCCTCTCGGCTTCTCAGCGCTTTCCGGCGCCCCGCACCTGACTGCGTACCGCACCCATGCTCGCGCCGATGACGAGCGCGATGGCCAGGGCGTCCGTCGTGGAGAGGGCCTGGTCGAGGATGAGGAATCCGGCGGCGGCGGCGATCGCGGGTTCCAGGCTCATCAGGATCGCGAAGGTGGGTGCGGGCAGTCTGCGCAGCGCCATGAGTTCGAGGGTGTACGGGAGGACCGAGCTCAGCAGCGCGACGGCGGCGCCGAGGCCGAGTGTGGACGGGACCAGGAGTTTCGAGCCCGACTCCATGATGCCGAGCGGCAGGGAGAGGACCGCGGCCACCACCATCGCCATGGCCAGCCCGTCGGCCTGTGGGAAGCGGCGGCCGGTGCGGGCGCTGAAGACGATGTATGCCGCCCACATGACACCCGCCCCGAGGGCGTACGCGGCACCGACCGGATCGAGCCGGTCGAAGCCCCCGCCGCTCAGCAGCAGCACGCCGCCCAGCGCGAGCGCGGCCCAGAGCACGTTGACGAGGCGGCGTGAGGCGAACACCGAGAGGGCGAGCGGGCCCAGCACCTCCAGGGTCACGGCGGCACCGAGCGGGATGCGGTCGGCGGCCTGGTAGAAGAGCGTGTTCATGCCCGCCATCGCGATGCCGAAGGCCACCACCGTGCCCCAGT
This genomic interval from Streptomyces sp. NBC_00464 contains the following:
- a CDS encoding TIGR03084 family metal-binding protein, whose product is MSDASAVLDDLRSESGELDLLVAGLNAAQWAGATPADGWTVAHQVAHLSWTDEVALLSVTEPERFGDEVARAMKDPEGFVDRAAEEVVTAYAPEALLVRWRTGRERLQEALRAAPAGTRFPWYGPPMSVASMATGRLMETWAHGQDVADALGVTRAPTARLRHVARIGVRARDYAFLVRGIQVPGEEFRVELDGPDGELIAYGPEGAAQRVTGPLHDFCLLVTQRAHRDDLAVRAEGADADAWLDIAQAFAGPAGAGRAPKAGR
- a CDS encoding DinB family protein; amino-acid sequence: MPESDDLIALATDQRTNFLYTVANLDDAQARTRTTVSELTLGGLLKHLGLVQRSWLDVVEGTAPAKVDWADLDPDGNRMTDDETLPELLEAFHAAAEAFDRTAREETDLDREVTLPAYPWSPPEPVLWTVRRVLWHIFREIAHHSGHADIIREALDGSSTTAKMAEAASKGQ
- a CDS encoding EamA family transporter; translated protein: MNNQGTAAEPAAAVAVPEAVAALGEQGGPTRAGGRRAALAPVALVVAGGLSVQFGSAVAVLLMPKAGALGVVTLRLAVAALVLLVVCRPKLRGHSRADWGTVVAFGIAMAGMNTLFYQAADRIPLGAAVTLEVLGPLALSVFASRRLVNVLWAALALGGVLLLSGGGFDRLDPVGAAYALGAGVMWAAYIVFSARTGRRFPQADGLAMAMVVAAVLSLPLGIMESGSKLLVPSTLGLGAAVALLSSVLPYTLELMALRRLPAPTFAILMSLEPAIAAAAGFLILDQALSTTDALAIALVIGASMGAVRSQVRGAGKR